In one window of Tubulanus polymorphus chromosome 3, tnTubPoly1.2, whole genome shotgun sequence DNA:
- the LOC141902204 gene encoding uncharacterized protein LOC141902204, with product MIRMARCLWSGTVCFLVATCMFLSLQYTRNEFNPTEAQQVWMRQRSNVHRKVAVDTREQADGGANNRRRQILVNGLPIDRVVLPRNSSSILATLQWKLRQDRAKKMSEYGCHVPFLETITFEPDIRLNPVFDPQKTDYSSNVPYSIHLIKIDVTATGCFMAARIDDKYGVSRWVSYP from the exons ATGATACGAATGGCCCGATGTTTGTGGAGCGGAACGGTGTGTTTCCTAGTGGCCACCTGCATGTTCCTGTCCCTGCAGTACACGAGAAACGAGTTCAACCCGACGGAGGCGCAGCAGGTGTGGATGCGACAACGCTCGAACGTGCACAGGAAAGTCGCCGTCGACACGAGGGAGCAGGCGGACGGGGGCGCGAACAATAGGAGGAGGCAGATTCTAGTGAACGGGCTTCCGATCGATCGGGTGGTCTTGCCGCGAAATTCGTCGAGTATTTTAGCCACGTTGCAGTGGAAACTTAGGCAG GATCGAGCGAAGAAGATGTCAGAATATGGATGTCACGTGCCATTTTTGGAGACGATCACGTTCGAGCCCGATATCAGACTGAATCCGGTATTCGATCCTCAGAAAACTGATTACAGCTCTAATGTACCGTACAGTATCCATCTCATCAAAATCGACGTCACCGCAACCGGCTGTTTTATGGCTGCTCGTATAGACGATAAATATGGAGTATCCAGGTGGGTAAGTTACCCTTGA